Proteins from one Candidatus Saccharimonadales bacterium genomic window:
- a CDS encoding glycoside hydrolase family 15 protein, which produces MARPIVLSNGELHVGINKFGLVHDFYFPYVGFENHAAGQYLRHRVGVWIDGTISWLDDGNWTFTFSYPLHALIGHTIAKNEGLNVLLEFDDAVDAHISAFMRNVHVVNLAENTREIRLFMHQAFVIGDSRSNTDTVQYLPDSNAILHYRGRRAFIVSGRKADDNTPFDQYTVGLFGIEGHEGTYRDADDGELSFCNVEHGRVDSTLRFALTIPAHSSARVHYWIAAGTSSRDALYIDKQLKDDGMETRLHTTADWWQSWLAPALKVAEKIRPDHQDEFIKSVMIIKSQIDNHGAVIASTDTTMLNYSRDAYAYCWPRDGAYVLWPLIRMGYIDEPRRFFAFCRQGLHPGGYLSHKYRADGALGSSWHPYMHDGAVAPPIQEDETALVLFVFAQFYQMHPDHRLLHDFYETMVRPMADFLSGYIDETTGLPKASYDLWEEVFMTTTYTTSVVYAALLAAADLAEIASDGNSAVKWRSAADDISTAAHKHLYNSDTKVFYKGLNVKDGEIIKDGACDLSSVFGSFMFGLFPVGSDQLQASVETMLQKFGANDGAIGLPRYENDYYSRVSDTVTGNYWPIASLWLAQYYIETDNMAKAITILDWVKSHATSTGVLSEQISPIDDSMISVAPLTWSHAEYLATLLDTVAEAS; this is translated from the coding sequence ATGGCTAGACCAATCGTCCTTTCTAATGGTGAGCTTCATGTTGGCATTAATAAGTTTGGCCTCGTGCACGACTTTTATTTTCCTTACGTCGGATTTGAGAATCATGCGGCCGGCCAATATCTTCGGCATAGGGTTGGTGTATGGATCGATGGCACGATTAGCTGGCTTGATGATGGCAATTGGACATTCACATTTAGCTATCCTCTCCACGCGCTAATCGGACATACTATTGCAAAAAACGAAGGTCTTAATGTTCTTCTAGAATTTGATGATGCTGTTGATGCGCATATAAGCGCATTTATGCGTAACGTCCATGTAGTCAATCTTGCCGAGAACACAAGAGAAATTCGTCTATTTATGCACCAAGCTTTTGTCATCGGTGATTCACGTAGCAACACCGACACGGTTCAGTATCTACCTGATAGCAATGCCATACTTCACTACCGCGGAAGGCGTGCATTTATTGTTTCCGGTCGAAAAGCCGATGATAATACACCATTTGATCAGTATACAGTCGGATTATTCGGTATTGAAGGTCATGAAGGAACATACCGCGATGCAGATGACGGAGAGTTGAGTTTTTGTAATGTCGAGCATGGTCGTGTTGATTCAACACTACGATTCGCACTGACTATTCCGGCCCATAGCTCTGCGCGGGTTCATTATTGGATTGCAGCTGGGACTTCCAGCCGTGATGCACTATATATAGACAAGCAACTTAAAGATGATGGTATGGAAACCCGTCTGCATACGACTGCGGACTGGTGGCAGTCATGGCTAGCTCCGGCCCTAAAAGTTGCTGAAAAAATAAGACCAGACCATCAAGACGAATTTATTAAAAGTGTCATGATCATAAAATCACAAATTGATAATCATGGAGCGGTTATCGCGAGTACAGACACGACGATGCTAAATTATTCGCGTGATGCATATGCATACTGCTGGCCTCGTGATGGAGCATATGTTCTATGGCCACTGATTCGTATGGGCTATATTGATGAACCGCGGCGCTTCTTTGCATTTTGTCGCCAAGGACTCCATCCTGGAGGGTACCTATCACATAAATATCGTGCTGATGGTGCGCTAGGATCTAGTTGGCATCCATACATGCACGATGGTGCAGTTGCCCCTCCTATTCAAGAAGATGAAACTGCACTTGTTCTGTTTGTATTTGCTCAGTTTTACCAAATGCACCCCGACCACCGTTTATTACATGATTTTTATGAAACAATGGTGCGGCCAATGGCGGACTTCCTTAGTGGATATATTGATGAAACAACTGGTTTGCCAAAAGCTAGCTATGACTTGTGGGAGGAAGTCTTCATGACAACCACATACACAACTAGTGTTGTGTATGCAGCCCTTCTTGCGGCTGCAGACTTGGCCGAGATTGCTAGTGATGGAAACAGTGCAGTGAAATGGAGATCTGCTGCTGATGACATATCTACGGCAGCCCACAAGCATCTATACAATAGTGATACAAAAGTATTTTATAAAGGTCTCAATGTAAAAGACGGCGAAATTATAAAGGATGGAGCGTGCGACTTATCAAGTGTGTTTGGTAGCTTCATGTTTGGTCTCTTTCCCGTTGGTAGTGATCAGTTACAGGCATCGGTTGAGACTATGCTTCAAAAATTTGGTGCAAATGATGGCGCAATTGGACTACCACGTTACGAAAATGATTACTACTCTCGTGTAAGCGACACAGTTACGGGTAACTATTGGCCTATTGCATCACTTTGGCTCGCTCAGTATTATATTGAGACTGATAATATGGCAAAAGCAATCACTATACTTGACTGGGTAAAATCTCATGCAACATCTACCGGCGTTTTGTCAGAGCAAATTAGTCCAATCGATGATTCAATGATATCGGTTGCTCCACTTACGTGGAGCCATGCCGAGTATCTCGCGACACTTCTCGATACAGTCGCAGAGGCTTCATAG
- a CDS encoding glycoside hydrolase family 57 protein codes for MSKRGIVLYLHVHQPWRIRQYSIFDTAKKHDYFDEQDTETDRNNERILRKVADKSYRPMNALLEKLLHEHPEFKVSLSITGTFIEQAERWAPDVIESFQRLVATGQVEIVAETYYHSLAFFYSRDEFVRQVEIHRQKIRQLFGVETKVFRNTELSYNDELAQWADSYGFKGILAEGWDPVLEWRSPNHVYRPHGTENISLLLKNYHLSDDLAFRFSNQAWGQFPLTVDKYNDWTSASIADSQLVNLFMDYETFGEHQWEETGIFNFFDSFVGRWLENPDNTFYTVSEAIDAHEPVGTISMPNTVTWADAERDLTAWLGNTMQQEAMRHLYALEEDILRSNDIALIADWRRLQTSDHTYYMCTKWFTDGDVHAYFSPYESPYDAFLYFMNALRDVRYRLMEFHRHRGLNG; via the coding sequence ATGAGTAAGCGAGGAATTGTTCTCTATCTTCATGTCCATCAACCGTGGCGAATTCGTCAGTACAGCATTTTTGATACAGCAAAAAAGCATGATTACTTTGATGAGCAGGATACTGAAACTGATCGCAACAATGAGCGCATACTACGAAAAGTCGCTGATAAATCCTACCGTCCGATGAACGCACTGCTCGAAAAGTTACTACATGAGCACCCGGAGTTCAAGGTATCACTTAGCATCACAGGCACATTCATTGAACAGGCTGAGCGTTGGGCGCCAGATGTGATTGAAAGTTTCCAGCGCCTTGTCGCAACTGGCCAAGTTGAGATTGTGGCTGAAACGTACTATCACTCACTTGCATTTTTCTACAGTCGAGATGAGTTTGTACGGCAAGTTGAAATTCACCGCCAAAAAATTCGTCAATTGTTTGGTGTTGAGACGAAGGTATTTCGAAATACGGAACTATCCTACAATGACGAACTCGCTCAGTGGGCAGATAGCTATGGATTTAAGGGTATACTAGCTGAAGGCTGGGACCCTGTACTTGAATGGCGTAGTCCTAATCATGTATACCGACCACACGGTACAGAAAATATTAGTCTGTTACTCAAAAATTACCACCTCAGTGATGATCTTGCTTTCCGTTTCAGTAATCAAGCGTGGGGGCAGTTCCCTCTTACGGTTGATAAATATAACGATTGGACTTCGGCATCAATTGCAGATAGTCAACTCGTCAATTTATTTATGGATTATGAAACTTTTGGCGAGCACCAATGGGAAGAAACTGGTATATTTAATTTCTTTGATAGCTTTGTTGGTAGATGGCTCGAAAATCCCGACAATACATTCTACACAGTTTCAGAAGCAATTGATGCACATGAGCCAGTCGGAACTATTAGTATGCCCAATACAGTGACCTGGGCAGACGCTGAAAGAGATTTAACTGCATGGCTTGGAAATACTATGCAGCAAGAAGCAATGCGTCATCTATACGCACTTGAAGAAGATATTCTTCGCAGTAACGATATCGCACTTATTGCTGATTGGCGGCGACTTCAAACTTCCGACCATACATATTACATGTGCACGAAATGGTTCACAGACGGTGATGTCCATGCCTACTTCAGCCCCTATGAATCACCATATGATGCATTTTTATACTTTATGAATGCACTTCGTGACGTTAGATATCGCCTTATGGAATTTCATAGGCATAGAGGTCTCAATGGCTAG